One window from the genome of Manis pentadactyla isolate mManPen7 chromosome 15, mManPen7.hap1, whole genome shotgun sequence encodes:
- the CDH5 gene encoding cadherin-5: MQRLVLLLTMVGTPLAAATTPTNPARPDAPSMLPAHRRQKRDWIWNQMHIDEEKNTSLPHYVGKIKSSVNRQNAKYLLKGESAGKVFRVNADTGDVYAFERLDREKTSEYHLIALVVDKDTEKDLESPSSFTIKVHDVNDNWPVFTHRLFNASVPEMSAVGTSVMRVTAVDADDPTVADHASIMYQVLEGEKYFAMDNSGLIFTTTKHLDRETQAKYKIVVEARDAQGLRGYSSTATVLVTLQDVNDNFPVFTQTKYTFTVPEDIRVGSPLGSLFVEDADEPQNRMTKYSIVQGEYRDTFTIETDPTRNEGIIKAMKPLDYERIQQYSFTIEATDPTINLHYLSSTSLRKTARVIINVTDVDEPPNFQQPFYHFQLWENQKKPLIGSVLAMDPDATRRSIGYFIRRTSDKGQFFRITKQGNIYNEKELDREIYPWYNLTVEAKELDSSGTPTGKESIVQVHIEILDENDNAPEFAEPYEPKVCENAAQGKLVVRISATDKDIMPRDVKFKFSLSSDDSNFTLRDNHDNTANITVKYGQFDRERAKVHHLPVLISDNGRPSLTGTNTLAVTVCKCNERGEFTFCEEAAPQVGVSIQALVAIFLCILTITVITLLIFLRRRLRKQARAHGKSVPEIHEQLVTYDEEGGGEMDTTSYDVSVLNSARGGAAKPPRLPPEARPAVYAHVQKPPRQAHGGPGEMAAMIEVKKDEADHDGGGPPYDTLRIYGYEGSESIAESLSSLGTDSSDSDIDYDFLNDWGPRFKMLAELYGSDPREELVY; the protein is encoded by the exons ATGCAGAGGCTCGTGCTGCTGCTCACCATGGTGGGCACCCCACTGGCGGCGGCCACAACACCCACAAACCCTGCCCGGCCGGATGCTCCCAGCATGCTGCCTGCCCACCGGCGCCAGAAGAGAGACTGGATTTGGAACCAGATGCACATTGATGAAGAGAAAAACACCTCGCTACCCCATTATGTGGGCAAG ATCAAATCAAGTGTGAACCGCCAGAATGCCAAGTACCTGCTCAAAGGAGAGTCGGCCGGCAAGGTCTTCCGTGTCAATGCAGACACAGGGGACGTGTACGCCTTTGAGAGGCTGGACAGGGAGAAGACCTCCGAGTACCACCTCATTGCCCTTGTGGTGGACAAGGACACCGAGAAGGACCTGGAGTCTCCTTCCAGCTTTACCATTAAAGTACATGATGTGAATGACAACTGGCCTGTGTTCACACACCGGTTGTTCAACGCATCTGTGCCAGAGATGTCAGCTGTGG GGACCTCGGTCATGCGTGTGACAGCAGTGGATGCAGATGACCCCACTGTGGCAGACCACGCCTCCATCATGTACCAAGTCCTGGAGGGAGAGAAATACTTCGCCATGGATAATTCTG GACTCATTTTCACAACAACCAAACACTTGGACCGAGAGACACAGGCCAAGTACAAGATCGTGGTGGAAGCACGGGACGCCCAGGGCCTCCGGGGGTACTCAAGCACAGCCACTGTGTTGGTCACTCTGCAGGATGTCAACGACAACTTCCCCGTCTTCACCCAGA CCAAGTACACATTCACTGTGCCCGAAGACATCCGTGTGGGCAGCCCCCTGGGCTCTCTGTTTGTTGAGGACGCAGACGAGCCCCAGAACCGGATGACCAAGTACAGCATCGTGCAGGGAGAGTACCGGGACACCTTCACCATCGAGACGGACCCCACCCGCAACGAGGGCATCATCAAGGCCATGAAG CCCCTGGACTATGAACGTATCCAGCAGTACAGCTTCACTATCGAGGCAACAGACCCCACCATCAACCTCCACTACCTGAGCAGCACCTCCCTCAGAAAAACTGCCCGAGTCATCATCAATGTCACAGATGTGGACGAGCCCCCCAACTTCCAGCAGCCCTTCTACCACTTCCAGCTGTGGGAGAACCAGAAGAAACCTCTGATCGGCTCAGTGCTGGCCATGGACCCCGATGCCACTCGGAGGAGCATTGG ATACTTCATCCGCAGGACAAGTGACAAGGGCCAGTTCTTCCGAATAACCAAGCAGGGGAACATTTACAATGAGAAAGAACTGGACAGAGAAATCTACCCCTGGTATAACTTGACAGTGGAGGCCAAAGAGCTGGATTCTAGTG GAACCCCCACAGGCAAAGAATCCATTGTGCAGGTCCACATCGAAATTCTGGATGAAAATGACAATGCTCCGGAGTTTGCCGAACCCTATGAGCCCAAAGTATGCGAGAATGCTGCCCAGGGAAAG CTGGTCGTGCGAATTTCAGCAACAGACAAGGATATAATGCCACGAGATGTGAAGTTCAAATTCTCCCTGAGCTCTGATGACAGCAACTTCACCCTCAGGGATAATCATG ATAACACGGCCAACATCACGGTCAAGTATGGGCAATTTGATCGAGAGCGGGCCAAAGTTCACCACCTGCCTGTGCTCATCTCGGACAATGGGAGGCCGAGCCTCACAGGCACCAACACGCTGGCTGTGACCGTGTGCAAGTGCAATGAGCGTGGCGAGTTCACCTTCTGTGAAGAGGCGGCCCCCCAGGTGGGCGTCAGCATCCAGGCACTGGTAGccatctttctctgcatcctcaccatcaCAG TGATCACCCTGCTCATCTTCCTGAGGCGGCGGCTCCGGAAGCAGGCCCGTGCCCACGGCAAAAGCGTGCCCGAGATCCACGAGCAGCTGGTCACCTACGACGAGGAGGGCGGCGGCGAGATGGACACCACCAGCTACGACGTGTCAGTGCTCAACTCCGCGCGCGGCGGCGCGGCCAAGCCCCCGCGGCTCCCGCCAGAAGCGCGGCCGGCTGTGTACGCGCATGTGCAGAAGCCGCCGCGGCAGGCGCACGGCGGACCCGGGGAGATGGCGGCCATGATCGAGGTGAAGAAGGATGAGGCGGACCACGATGGCGGCGGCCCGCCCTACGACACGCTGCGCATCTACGGCTACGAGGGCTCCGAGTCCATCGCAGAGTCCCTCAGCTCCCTGGGCACCGACTCGTCTGACTCGGACATCGACTACGACTTCCTCAATGACTGGGGGCCCAGGTTCAAGATGCTGGCCGAGCTGTACGGCTCGGACCCCAGGGAGGAGCTGGTGTATTAG